From Eriocheir sinensis breed Jianghai 21 chromosome 37, ASM2467909v1, whole genome shotgun sequence, one genomic window encodes:
- the LOC127008469 gene encoding uncharacterized protein LOC127008469, producing the protein MVNSNAFRSTLETSTQLSCSSAYANGIGARNSFRSKIRRSPPKKKLDTPTLQLQPIKSCLVARQDEAELELGAISPTRLQKKVVFADTQGHLLTEIRSSQSVQTAPEMDPDFERAGIQLSFMFSRSVVLSSTSF; encoded by the exons ATGGTCAACAGTAACGCCTTTAGGAGTACCCTCGAGACCAGCACTCAGTTGAGCTGCTCGTCGGCCTACGCAAACGGGATTGGTGCCAGGAACAGCTTCag GTCCAAAATTCGCCGTTCGCCCCCCAAAAAGAAATTGGACACACCGACCTTGCAGCTCCAGCCGATCAAGTCCTGCCTCGTTGCCCGCCAAGACGAGGCCGAgctggag ctGGGCGCCATCTCCCCCACCAGACTACAGAAGAAGGTGGTCTTCGCCGACACCCAGGGTCACCTGCTTACGGAGATCCGGTCCTCACAGAGCGTCCAGACTGCCCCTGAGATGGACCCTGACTTCGAgagagcag GTATCCAGTTATCCTTTATGTTCTCTCGTAGTGTCGTTCTGTCCTCCACGTCCTTCTAG
- the LOC127008380 gene encoding protein phosphatase 1 regulatory subunit 3B-like encodes LLQVTGGAKAEAVADQWELAFAQPASDYMGMKARLERDNVCVENVMIKEAEGKITGTVKVRNLSFNKSVKARYTVNNWTACEDVEADYVPSKTTATGASYDIYDTFTFNIPLPVTSLADKIEFCVCYNCDGAEFWDNNNSKNYVVVSFRPKSKPLEGKPKDVYDVQIDAWSEFASWNHLNINDSPYW; translated from the exons cttcttcaggtgACCGGGGGCGCCAAGGCCGAGGCTGTGGCGGACCAGTGGGAGTTGGCCTTCGCTCAACCCGCCTCTGACTACATGGGGATGAAGGCGCGGTTGGAGCGGGATAACGTGTGTGTGGAGAATGTCATGATCAAGGAGGCAGAGGGCAAGATCACCGGAACAGTCAAG GTTCGAAATCTCTCCTTCAACAAGTCGGTGAAGGCTAGGTACACCGTCAACAACTGGACTGCCTGTGAGGACGTCGAGGCCGACTACGTCCCCTCCAAGACCACGGCCACGGGCGCTTCCTACGACATCTACGACACCTTCACCTTCAACATACCGCTGCCCGTGACCTCGCTCGCAGACAAGATCGAGTTCTGCGTCTGCTACAACTGCGACGGCGCGGAGTTCtgggacaacaacaacagcaagaactaCGTCGTGGTGTCCTTCAGGCCCAAGTCGAAGCCACTGGAAGGAAAGCCCAAGGATGTTTACGACGTGCAGATCGATGCGTGGAGTGAGTTCGCGTCCTGGAACCATCTGAACATCAATGATTCGCCCTACTGGTGA